The Colletotrichum higginsianum IMI 349063 chromosome 2, whole genome shotgun sequence genome has a segment encoding these proteins:
- a CDS encoding Alkaline proteinase has product MANLRRLALAVGALLPAVLAAPAVYRRSEPEAVPGKYIVTLKEDAVNVESHLNWVTDVHRRSLGKRDTVGIENKFNISNWNAYSGEFDDATIEEIKASPEVAIVEPDYYMYLFDDVDAELSERALTTQSGSPWGLGATSHRSPGSTSYIYDTSAGADTFAYVVDSGVLATHTQFGGRVTLGFNAFTGAHVDGAGHGTHVAGTIGGSTYGVAKQTNIISVKVFEGRRSTTAAILSGFNWAVNDITSKNRASRSVINMSLGGPATTTWTTAINAAYSRGVLSVVAAGNGDDNNIPLPVSEVSPANVPNALTVGAVDSTWRVSTFTNYGPGVDIFGPGVAVLSSWIGSNTATNSIPGTSMAAPHVAGLAVYLQALEGLSTPAAVTNRIKALATPGRVLGDLRGSANLVLYNGNGA; this is encoded by the exons ATGGCCAACCTCCGTCGTCTTGCCTTGGCTGTTGGAGCTCTGCTCcctgccgtcctcgccgcccccgccgtGTACAGGCGTTCCGAGCCCGAGGCTGTTCCCGGCAAATACATTGTGACCCTCAAGGAGGATGCCGTCAACGTCGAGTCCCACCTGAACTGGGTCACCGACGTTCACAGGCGCTCGCTGGGCAAGCGTGACACTGTTGGTATTGAGAACAAGTTCAACATCAGCAACTGGAACGCCTATTCCGGAGAGTTTGACGATGCTACGATCGAGGAGATCAAGGCCAGCCCCGAG GTTGCCATCGTCGAGCCCGACTACTACATGTACctcttcgacgacgtcgacgccgagctcagCGAGCGTGCTCTGACGACCCAGTCTGGTTCCCCCTGGGGCCTGGGCGCGACATCCCACCGTAGCCCTGGATCTACCTCGTACATCTACGATACCTCCGCTGGTGCCGACACCTTTGCCTACGTTGTCGATTCCGGCGTTCTTGCCACCCACACCCAATTCGGTGGCCGCGTTACTCTTGGCTTCAACGCCTTCACCGGCGCCCACGTTGACGGCGCTGGCCACGGAACCCACGTTGCCGGCACGATCGGTGGCTCTACCTACGGTGTTGCCAAGCAG ACCAACATCATCTCCGTCAAAGTCTTCGAGGGCCGTCGCAGTACGACTGCCGCTATCCTCTCCGGGTTCAACTGGGCCGTGAACGACATCACCTCCAAGAACCGCGCCAGCCGCTCTGTCATCAACATGTCCCTCGGCGGTCCTGCCACGACCACCTGGACGACGGCTATCAATGCTGCGTACAGCAGAGGCGTTCTctctgttgttgctgctggcaACGGCGATGACAACAACATTCCTCTGCCTGTGTCGGAAGTGTCCCCTGCCAACGTCCCCAACGCCCTGACCGTTGGTGCCGTCGACTCCACCTGGCGCGTGTCCACCTTCACCAACTACGGccccggcgtcgacatcTTCGGCCCCGGCGTTGCCGTCCTGTCGTCCTGGATCGGCAGCAACACTGCCACCAACTCCATCCCCGGCACGTCCATGGCCGCCCCCCACGTCGCCGGTCTTGCCGTCTACCTCCAGGCTCTCGAGGGTCTCTCCACCCCCGCTGCCGTCACCAACCGTATCAAGGCTCTCGCCACCCCTggccgcgtcctcggcgacctccGTGGCAGCGCTAACCTTGTCCTCtacaacggcaacggcgcgTAG